The window TTGTTTATCCACTGATCAAAATCCTTTAAAATGAGCCGCATTCGTAGATAGTAAAAAGCAAGGTTTTTTTATCCACATTTTCATTAAGTTATCAACATCAGTAAGCGAACTAGTCATAACTATCTGTAAATCAATATTATAAAACATTTTTTTAAACCCTAATTTTGTGGATAAAAGACCGTAACTGAGAAATTTAAATTCAACTAGTCCTTCTAAAAAGTGGATAAATTAACCAAACAAAATAAAATTTTAAATTGAGTAATCTTATTTTTTTTATATTCTTGCCAACTCTCATTTTCATTTGAGCAAGTATATCCCATTAGCTTCTTCTTGGTATAAATTATTGAGCAAGGGAACTCGGTCAGTCAATCCTGCAAAAACGCCTTCTTGATCTATAATAAGATCTGGCTTCTCTGTAAAAAACTCTTGATAAACAGCAGCCATATCTGCAAAATCATCGAAGTCTTTTAAAATCCTATTTGACAACTTACTATTCAGATAGGATGCTCCTAGGCTAGCCTCTTTATAATAGGCAATATCATCTCCAAGTACTAAAATCTTTTTTCCCCTAGCTATTTGATGTTTTTCTTGATAGACAATAGCATAAGAATCAAAATTACCAGCGCTATTTTGAAATATAAACCAGCCATATCCTACCAGAGGAATCCCCAAAAAGAATAAAATAACAAAAATTTGCAAGACCCTTTTTTGAGTTAGATAAATAAAAATTTGATTAATAAAATAAGTCAAGGCAGGAAGTAAAATAATCCATTGGTATGGTGTCCTTCGATTAGTCAAAAACACTGAACTGATTGCAAACAAAAGAAAAATAAAAATCAACTGCCGCTGCTTTTGTTGATTGACTGTGATAAGCTTAAACCACAGGCCGACAAAATAGCCTATCAATGCCAAAGCTACTGGTAAGGCAAAAAGCAATCCGGTGTCCTCAATACTAATATGTTGATATACCTCAAGAATACGTGTAGCAAAAAAATATTCAAAAATAAAGTCAGGTAATGCATCTATCCAAAAATAATAAAGACCAACCAATACAATAGGAAGAAAATAGCCCACCAATGCCAAAACAAATTGATTGAAAGTAAACCCACTTACTATTACTCCTGAAACTACCAAGAAAGGTAAAAAAACAACCAGTGGAAAATGGAAACAAGCTGCAATACCACCAAAAACCCCTACCAGCAACACTGAATCAGAGCCTTCTTTCTGTAAAACTGTCTGAGAAAATAATTGTCCTAAAGCAAGTAATATAAAAGTACTCCCCATCAAAGCTGGTGAAAGAGTAAGAAAGTCATAAGAAAGATGAAATAAAACCACCATTATAGCAGCAGGTATGTAGGTGTTTTCTTCAAAAGACTTATATCTAATAAACAATGAATTGATATAAGTTACTTGAAACAAAATCACCAATGCCGCCAAGAGCCTAAGAGCTGTTAAGCTTTTTCCAAAGATTAAATGAATTATCCAATACACTCCAGCAGATAATGGCCCTGTATCATCCACAACATCCTTATACATATGATTCCCATCTGCAAGCCTTTCACCTGCTAACATCCAAATCAGTTCAGGTTGCAACATAGGCACATCTAAAATCCAAAAATATGTCCCACTGAGTATAACCAATATGATTAAAATACCAATCAATCTGAAGGGGTCGTTGATTCTGAAAAATCGTAGCAAAATAGGATTTATATTGAGTGGTGGAACAATCGGAACATACGAAATTAAAGGTTACTCATTTAATTCACTAAATTTGTACCAACTATTATTAATATGGAAAGTAAAAGACAACAAAAATATTCAAAGCTAATCCAGAAAGAGCTTGGAGAAATTTTTCAAAAGGAAGCAAAACCATTGGTAGGTAATGCAATGGTAACAATAGTGAGAGTAATTATGAGTCCCGATTTGAGTGTTGCTAAGATCAATTTAAGTTTGCTCTTAGCCAATAATCAAGAACTTTTTGATAAAATCAATGATCATAAAAAAGAAATCAGAAAGCATCTTGGAAGACGCATTGGAAAAAGTGTGAGAATCATTCCAGAGATTGCTTTCTTTATGGACGAGTCCGCTTCTTATGCACAGCACATGGATAAAATTATTTCATCTTTAGACATCCCAGAAGCCTCCGCAGACGACGAAGAAGAAGATTAATCATCAGAAAATTTAAGACTTTGAATCTTTCCTTTTTCATAGCATCTAGATATTTCCGAAGTAAAAAAAAACGGAATTTCATCACCATCCTATCGCGCATTTCTATGATTGGGGTGGCAGTGGGAACAATGGCTTTGGTGATTGTTCTTTCTGTTTTCAATGGCCTCGAGGATCTAATTAGGAGTTTATATGCATCTTTTGATGCGGAATTGAAAATCGAATCTGTAAAAGGAAAGTCATTTGAAGTCACGGATGATTGGCTTCAACAGATTAGAGATACTGAGGGGGTTGAAATTCTGACAGAAGTCATAGAAGATAATGCTCTTTTCAAATACAAAGATTATCAACATCTTGCTAGACTCAAGGGCGTTTCTGAAAATTACCTGAAGCAGGGTCGTTTTAATGAAGGTTACATTTGGGGGGAATTAGAGCTGGGCACTGAATCGCAACCTAAAGCAATCATTGGAAGAGGGGTTGGTTTTTATTTATCCATGGACTTAGACAATGAATTTGAATTACTTCAGGTTTTCTATCCCAAAGCTCCTAGAAATGCTGGAACTTTAGATCCAAGGCAACTTTATTCAAGAGATGTAATCAAGCCATCGGCATTTTTCAGTATTGAAAAAGAGTTTGATGATAATTACATCATTGCTCCTCTTAATTTTGTTAAGAACCTACTCAATTACGGTCAAAAACGAACTTCAATTGAAATTAAAGTCAAGGAAGGATTCAGCATTTCCTCAGTCAAAAAACGATTGAAAACTGTCCTTGGTGAAGACTTTTCGGTCAAAGACACAGATGAACAACATGCTGGACTTCTACGGACTATTAAAGTTGAAAAGCTTTTTGTCTTTATAACCTTAAGTTTCATTCTTGCTGTCGCTTCTTTCAATATTTTCTTCTCTTTATCTATGATGGCAATCGAAAAGAAAAAAGATACAGCGGTATTAATAGCTATGGGTGCGAAAGCCAAATTGATCAAGAAAATTTATATCAAACAAGGTGCTATTATCGCATTTTCAGGTGCTACAATAGGGTTATTTTTAGGGTTTATCGTTTGTTTAATCCAGGACACTTATGGCATAGTCTCTTTAGGAATCAGCTCTTCTGTAATCGACAATTACCCGGTAAAAATGATTTGGACAGATTTTTTGTGGACTAGTGTCGCAGTAATTACGATCACATTTCTTGCTTCCTATAGACCTGCGGTGATCGCTTCGAAAGTAAAATCGACAGATCTTTAATTCACTTGAAACTACCTTAATCAACTGAAAAAACTGAGTCGATTTAACACAAAATACAGATACTTTTAATCAGCTTTATCCATTAATTTTAATATCTCCTCGATATGTTCTCTCGTGTTTGATAGTCTTGGAACTTTGTTTTGCCCGCCTAGCTTTCCTCTAGATCTCAACCATGATTCAAATATTCCTTCATTTACAAAATGAACTTTTGGAGAAGTTAATGCTAAATCCTTATAACGTTTGGCATCATAATCAGAATTAATTTCTCTCAATGAATCATCCAGTAATTTCACAAAATACTGAGGATCTTCTGGCATTGTCTTGAATTCAATGATCCATTCATGGGCTCCTTTGGACTTTGCCCCATCGAAATATACTGGAGCAGCAGTGAAATTTGTAATGGTAGAATGGGTGTTTTCTGCAGCAACTTGAATGGCCTTTTCTGCATTTTCTACAATAACTTCCTCTCCGAATGCATTGATAAAATGTTTCGTTCTTCCCGAAATTTTAATTCTATATGGAGACGTGTTAGTGAATTTCACTGTATCACCGATTTTGTATCTCCAAAGACCGGCATTTGTAGAAATTAAGATGGCGTAATTTTTTTCCTTTTCAACCTCACAAAGAGGTATCACTTTTGGGTCATCATTTTCCCATTCTTCCATTGGAATGAATTCATAAAATATTCCGTAGTCCAACATCAAAAGCAACTCATCTGAATCCTTCTGATCTTGAATTCCAAAAAAGCCTTCGGAAGCATTGTAAGTTTCCATATAGTGCATTTTCTCTGAAGGAATAAGCTCTTTGAAAAGCGCTCTATAGGGCCCAAATGCCACTGCTCCATGGAAAAATACTTCAAGGTTTGGCCAAATTTCAAGAATATGATTTGCTTTTTTTAACTCTAAAATCTTTTGTAGCAATACAATAGTCCAAGTAGGAACACCAGAGATACTGGTAACATTCTCGTTCATTACTTCTCGCGCCATGCGATCAATCTTTGCTTCCCATTCTCCCATCAATGCCACATTTAACTGTGGCGTTCTAGCCATTTGAACCCAAATAGGTAAATTATGTGTAATCACTGCAGATATATCACCCACTTTACTTGCAAGCTTGGGTGAAATTGGATTGGGGGCCAAGCTTCCACCTATAGTCAATGCCTTTCCAGAAAAAAGCTTGCTCTCTGGATAATTATTAACATAGTGCGAAATCATATCCTTCCCTCCTTTAAAATGGCACTCTTCCAAGGATTCTTGAGAAACAGGTATGTATTTGCTTCTGCTTGCAGTCGTGCCAGATGATTTAGAAAACCACTCAATTTCTGATTTCCAGATGGTATTTTGATGCCCTTCCATAGTTCTTTCTATATAAGGCTTCATTTGTTCATAATCATGAATGGGGACTTGTGCAGCAAAATCTTTGTAATCTTTGATTTTAGAAAAATTATATTTCTTGCCAAATTCTGTTCTCTTAGCGGAATGAATGAGCTCACCCAAAATTTCTTCTTGAACTTCTATTGGGTGTTGCTTAAAGTTATTGATTTGACCTATACGGCTTTTGAAAATCCAGGTCATAAAAGAATTAACTACTTCCATCAATTAAATACTTTACGTTTTAATTCGAAATTCTGACCTAAATAAACTCTTCTTACTTGCTCATCTGCGGCTAGTTCTTCTGCTGTCCCTGCTTTTAGTAATTGACCCTCAAACATCAAGTACGCCCTGTCAGTGATAGAAAGCGTTTCATTCACATTGTGATCTGTAATCAATATCCCAATATTTTTGGTCTTCAATTTGGCAACTATAGTTTGAATTTCCTCCACAGCAATTGGATCTACTCCGGCAAATGGTTCATCTAAAAGAACAAACTTAGGATCCACTGCTAAAGCTCGAGCAATTTCCGTTCTCCTTCTTTCGCCTCCTGAAAGGACCATTCCTAGATTTTTTCGCACATGGGTCAAGGAAAATTCTTCCAACAAACTATCTACTTTTTCTTTTCTTTCAGCTTTTTTCATCTTAGTCATTTCTAAGACAGCCATAATATTTTCTTCAACTGAAAGCTTTCGAAAAACCGAGGCTTCCTGAGCTAAATATCCAATTCCTAATTGTGCTCTTTTGTACATAGGAAGGGAAGTAATATTATTTTCATCTAAAAAAATCTGCCCTTCATTGGGCTGAATCAAGCCAACAATCATATAAAATGAGGTCGTTTTACCTGCTCCATTTGGACCAAGCAAACCAACAATTTCTCCCTGCTTGACCTCTACAGAAATATTATTAACTACTTTTCTTCCCTTATAAATTTTGACCAGATTATCTGCCTTTAAAATCATCATATTTAATCAAATTTTATGTCTTTGACGTAAAGTTGCAAGCTACTATTATTTCTGAAGGTATTCTCTCGAATTTCAAAAGCAAGATCAAATCTCATCTTTTGTTTGAGCATTTTATAAACAATCTCATCTTCATACTTTGTACGATCTGCCATTCCAAAAGCAATGCAAACAGGCTTTGTAACTTGACCATTCTGAACGACATTGAAACGAAGATGTTTCTCTTTCAATATCCGAACATCCTCAGCATATACTTGATTGGCATAAAATATAGGCTCTGGATTTCCTGGACCAAAAGGCGCCATTTGTTTGAGAATATTGTAGAATTTGTAATTAATCTGATCTAATAAAATCTCATCATCAATTTCCAAGACTGGCATCATGTGGACTTCCCTAATTCGGGCACTGACGACTTCCTCAAACTTCTGTTGAAAAGCAGCTACTTTATCCACAGCCATAGTAAGACCTGCTGCATATTTATGACCACCAAATTGCTCTAAAAGCTCACTACATTCACTGATAGCTTCGTAAATATTGAAATCATAGACTGATCTAGCACTTCCTGTGGCTTTATTATTTGATTCTGTGAGGATGATAGTAGGTCGATAGTACTTTTCAATACAGCGCGAAGCGACTATTCCTATGACTCCTTTATGCCAGTCTTCTTTATAAAGCACCGTTGATTTCATTTGGGCCACGGTGTCTTGCTCCTCTATCATTTGCAATGCTTCTCTTGTGATATTTTCATCAAAATTTTTCCTTGCTGCATTCACAGTATCTACGGCTTCTGCCTGCTTCATTGCATCATCCAAATCTTTGGAAATCAACAATTCTACTGAAGCTTTGGCGTGCTCCAACCTTCCAGAAGCATTGATTCTTGGACCGATTTTAAATACAATATCAGAGATTTCAATTTCTTTCTCAATTCTGCTTTTGAGAATCAGTGCCTTGATTCCAGGTCTTGGGTTATTATTTAATCTTTCTAATCCATAAAAAGTCAAAATTCTGTTTTCCCCTGTAATCGGAACAATATCGGCTGCTATACTAATTGCCAACAAATCAAGATAAGAAATAACTTGTGCGAGATCCTTACCTGTTTTTTGGGCATAGCCTTGGATCAACTTAAAACCTACCCCACAACCACTGAGCTCTTTGTATGGATAAGCACAATCATTCCTTTTTGGATCTAAAATCGCAGCAGCTGGAGGAAGTGTATCGCCTGGTGTATGATGATCACAAATAACGAAATCAACTCCGAGTTCTTTTCCCAGATTGACTTTTTCAATTGCTTTAATTCCACAATCCAAAGATATGATTAGCTTAAAATTATTCTCCGCTGCATATCTTACTCCGCGTTCGGAAATCCCGTAACCTTCTTTATATCGATCTGGAATATAAAATTCCAAATGCTTATAAAACTGACTCAAATATCCATAAACTAAGGCCACAGATGTAGTTCCATCTACATCATAATCACCATAGATCAATATTTTCTCCTCCTTAGATATCGCATGAATTAGCCGATCTACAGCCTTGTCCATGTCCTGCATCAAAAATGGATCATGCAGCTTGTCAAGATCAGGTCTAAAATAATCCTTTGCCTTTTGAAAAGTACTCACGCCCCTATTGACCAGCATATTAGCAAGGGTCATGTTCACATTGATCTCACTACTCAAAGCTGTCACATTTTCTTCCTCTGCTTTCTCTCTGATCTTCCAATTGTACACCATAAGGCTAAATTACTAAACAGTCTTGCTTTTTTGATAAACGAAGTGAATAATTTTGCTTTATTCAATGATGGGACAAACAATAACGCTTACTTCCAATCTAAAAAAGGAAGCCTGATAAAGCTTCCTTTTTGCTTATTAAATAAGTCAAATTCGAATTTTTGATATGAATTTTGAAGTATTTGCTTTTATAATCAAAGCTCTAAAATTTGGAAGTGCCATTTGCTTGGAGCACATATCTAAAAGTGTAGTATCCACTTGGAGTGATTCTAGGATCGATTTCGGCAGCAGGTGGATTGCCTTTATAGTAGCTTAAGATTTCAAGTTTGAGATAATTTCCATCCGTACTTTTCACCAAGATCACTCTTCCAGGTATTGGTGTCACTGTAAATGTCGCAGAATTATAATTATACCAACCGCTTCCACTACCTGTTGGGATGGCAAAGGTGTTGTCAGAATCAGTGCTAAAAGTTGCATTTGCTGGAACCTCACTAATTTCTTCGAAAATTCCATTTACTATGGCAGCCTCTACATTTTTTGAACTATTTACTCTGATAGTAGTACCTTTGAAGGCTAAATCCCAGTCTTCAGTCTCAGTTACAAGTTCATTTCTTTCTAAACTGAAATATTGAAAAGGGCGTACCACTACAACCTCACCTGTATTGCGATCAATTTCATCATTTGGTGCGGCTAAATCTTCTACCATTGTGACTTCCAGAGGAGTTGTAGGAACCAAATCATCATTGTCGTCACAAGAAAAGAGCAAAGTGGCAATACTAACTGTAAAGATTAATTTTTGGATAGTTTTCATTTTTATTTTATCTATTTATAAGGTTAAGAATTGGCAATTTGACCCCTAGAAATATTACTCTTCCAGGGTTGTTTGGCTGGGCTGCTGTTATGGTGTTGAGGAGATTAGTCCCTCCAATTTCAAGGAACATCCCATTTTCAAAAGTCTTGGTGGCTGTCATATTATAACTAATCCAGCTAGGAGCATACTCACTTTCATCGTCGAGGATTAGGTTTCCATTGAGATCTGCAAACCCAAATTTTCCTCTGAAAATTGCTCTAAATGCTAAATCAATTCCTGAATGTTTCTCTTGGTAATTGAGTTTCAGATTACCCGAATGTCTACTTCTATTGAAAAGACCTCCATAGTCCGACCGAGTAACTCTGCGGGTTTGATTCTGATCGTTTCGCTTGAAAATTTCCCCGTTTTCTATTTGCTGAATTACTTCTACATCTTTAGTATCCAAAAAAGCATACCCTGCGCTCAAGCGAAGATTCTCTAACAATCGAACTTGTACATCAACTTCCAAGCCTTGCGTAACCACGCTGCTAATGTTGAAATAAGAAAATGCGTTTTGGCCTGTCACCAATTGAGCAATAGGCGCCGTTTCAATCAAGTTATCTATTTCATTTCTGTAAGCATTTAAGGTCACTTGGCTATTGGAGCTTGGTTTCCATCTGAACCCTGTATTCAGCGCCCTTGATGTTTCTGCATCCAACTGACCTATAGAGGATGGATTTATCAAAACTTGAGCAACTAAGCCTTGCTCCTGAAGTTTTGTAATCCCATCTGAGGCCAAATTTGCACCAAACACATAATATCCAGCAGCAGCATTGTTGAAATTCAAAAGCAATTGGCGGAAATCAGGAGCCTTGAAGCCTGCTCCTAAAGAAGCCTGCCAACTGAAGTTTTCTGAAATTTGATATTGTCCTGAGATTTTTGGGCTTAGTCTATTCCCAAATTGGCTATGAAAATCAGCTCTCAGTCCCGAAACAAAATTTACATTTGGTAATGGATCCCAAATATGCTGCAAGAAAATATATCCCGCATCAAAGCGATTCAACTCTTCAAACCTCGTGGCCTCTACAGTTTCAACTGACTGTCCTACACCAAGCGTGATTAAGTTCTTGGAGTTAGCCATAAAATCGGTTTGCAATTCTGTTCGATGGAAAAATTGATCGAACTCTTGAAATTCGAAGATTTCCCCACTAGTTCTAAAGTTTGATTCAGACCTTGTCGAAAACCAAGAACTCATTCCTCTCAGCGTAAATGTCCAATCAGCATTTGGCTTGAAGCGAAGGGTAGGATTGAAATTTATATCGCCTCTTTGGTTGTCTAAGTCTAGTAATTCTGTTTCAGTACTTCCAGTTGTTTGGAGTATTCCATATGAGTTTTCTAGATACCCTCTCCCAAACAAATTGAAACTGAGTTTGTCAGAGATCATCCCTGAAACTTTGACCTGTGCAGTAGATGCTTTATAGGGATTTTGGGTTTGACCAATAACTTCCGGAGTAAGGTCAAATCCATCTGATTGAAGATGATCAATGAAAATCTGAGCATTTAATTTATCTTTTCCTATTCCCAGTTCGAAATATGGATTCCAAGTATTGAAAGAACGGTGTCGGAGACCAAGATTCAAGTCAGACTTATCTTGATATGATTTGGTGATGATATTGATCACACCACCCATTGCTTCACTGCCGTAAATTGCGCTCGATGGACCTCTCAAGATTTCTATCCTTTCAATATTAGAAACGGATATACGATCTAAATCAAAAGTGCCTGCAGTACGACCAATCATTGGCTCACCATCCAAAAGAATCAAAATATAATCTGAATCTAAACCTTGCATTTGTAAGCCAGATCCATGATTGGAGGTAATTTGAAGACCTGTTTGCTCACGCAAAACTTCCGATAATCTTACTCCACCAGTATTCTGAATTTGTATTGTATTCAAAACTGTTACAGGCATGGGCAATTGTTCAACACTCCTTTCGGTACGAGTAGCAGAGACTACTACTTCTTGAAGGTTTCCGCTCTTTTCTAGAAGAATGATAGCCTTTTTACTTTCCCATTCCTCCCAAGTCAATTGTAAACTTTCGTAGCCCAATGCAAAGACAATTATCTTATCTGCTGTTTGATCCAAAGACACCACTCCTTTCTCATCCACTAAGAGCACTTTCTCACCTT is drawn from Belliella baltica DSM 15883 and contains these coding sequences:
- the rbfA gene encoding 30S ribosome-binding factor RbfA, encoding MESKRQQKYSKLIQKELGEIFQKEAKPLVGNAMVTIVRVIMSPDLSVAKINLSLLLANNQELFDKINDHKKEIRKHLGRRIGKSVRIIPEIAFFMDESASYAQHMDKIISSLDIPEASADDEEED
- a CDS encoding FtsX-like permease family protein → MNLSFFIASRYFRSKKKRNFITILSRISMIGVAVGTMALVIVLSVFNGLEDLIRSLYASFDAELKIESVKGKSFEVTDDWLQQIRDTEGVEILTEVIEDNALFKYKDYQHLARLKGVSENYLKQGRFNEGYIWGELELGTESQPKAIIGRGVGFYLSMDLDNEFELLQVFYPKAPRNAGTLDPRQLYSRDVIKPSAFFSIEKEFDDNYIIAPLNFVKNLLNYGQKRTSIEIKVKEGFSISSVKKRLKTVLGEDFSVKDTDEQHAGLLRTIKVEKLFVFITLSFILAVASFNIFFSLSMMAIEKKKDTAVLIAMGAKAKLIKKIYIKQGAIIAFSGATIGLFLGFIVCLIQDTYGIVSLGISSSVIDNYPVKMIWTDFLWTSVAVITITFLASYRPAVIASKVKSTDL
- a CDS encoding GH3 auxin-responsive promoter family protein yields the protein MEVVNSFMTWIFKSRIGQINNFKQHPIEVQEEILGELIHSAKRTEFGKKYNFSKIKDYKDFAAQVPIHDYEQMKPYIERTMEGHQNTIWKSEIEWFSKSSGTTASRSKYIPVSQESLEECHFKGGKDMISHYVNNYPESKLFSGKALTIGGSLAPNPISPKLASKVGDISAVITHNLPIWVQMARTPQLNVALMGEWEAKIDRMAREVMNENVTSISGVPTWTIVLLQKILELKKANHILEIWPNLEVFFHGAVAFGPYRALFKELIPSEKMHYMETYNASEGFFGIQDQKDSDELLLMLDYGIFYEFIPMEEWENDDPKVIPLCEVEKEKNYAILISTNAGLWRYKIGDTVKFTNTSPYRIKISGRTKHFINAFGEEVIVENAEKAIQVAAENTHSTITNFTAAPVYFDGAKSKGAHEWIIEFKTMPEDPQYFVKLLDDSLREINSDYDAKRYKDLALTSPKVHFVNEGIFESWLRSRGKLGGQNKVPRLSNTREHIEEILKLMDKAD
- the lptB gene encoding LPS export ABC transporter ATP-binding protein, yielding MILKADNLVKIYKGRKVVNNISVEVKQGEIVGLLGPNGAGKTTSFYMIVGLIQPNEGQIFLDENNITSLPMYKRAQLGIGYLAQEASVFRKLSVEENIMAVLEMTKMKKAERKEKVDSLLEEFSLTHVRKNLGMVLSGGERRRTEIARALAVDPKFVLLDEPFAGVDPIAVEEIQTIVAKLKTKNIGILITDHNVNETLSITDRAYLMFEGQLLKAGTAEELAADEQVRRVYLGQNFELKRKVFN
- the recJ gene encoding single-stranded-DNA-specific exonuclease RecJ encodes the protein MVYNWKIREKAEEENVTALSSEINVNMTLANMLVNRGVSTFQKAKDYFRPDLDKLHDPFLMQDMDKAVDRLIHAISKEEKILIYGDYDVDGTTSVALVYGYLSQFYKHLEFYIPDRYKEGYGISERGVRYAAENNFKLIISLDCGIKAIEKVNLGKELGVDFVICDHHTPGDTLPPAAAILDPKRNDCAYPYKELSGCGVGFKLIQGYAQKTGKDLAQVISYLDLLAISIAADIVPITGENRILTFYGLERLNNNPRPGIKALILKSRIEKEIEISDIVFKIGPRINASGRLEHAKASVELLISKDLDDAMKQAEAVDTVNAARKNFDENITREALQMIEEQDTVAQMKSTVLYKEDWHKGVIGIVASRCIEKYYRPTIILTESNNKATGSARSVYDFNIYEAISECSELLEQFGGHKYAAGLTMAVDKVAAFQQKFEEVVSARIREVHMMPVLEIDDEILLDQINYKFYNILKQMAPFGPGNPEPIFYANQVYAEDVRILKEKHLRFNVVQNGQVTKPVCIAFGMADRTKYEDEIVYKMLKQKMRFDLAFEIRENTFRNNSSLQLYVKDIKFD
- a CDS encoding HmuY family protein, whose protein sequence is MKTIQKLIFTVSIATLLFSCDDNDDLVPTTPLEVTMVEDLAAPNDEIDRNTGEVVVVRPFQYFSLERNELVTETEDWDLAFKGTTIRVNSSKNVEAAIVNGIFEEISEVPANATFSTDSDNTFAIPTGSGSGWYNYNSATFTVTPIPGRVILVKSTDGNYLKLEILSYYKGNPPAAEIDPRITPSGYYTFRYVLQANGTSKF
- a CDS encoding TonB-dependent receptor plug domain-containing protein, with translation MIRFNLNKISLLIFFLFSELSFGFSLQEEKKIVDSYGKPIPHALVKIEGEKVLLVDEKGVVSLDQTADKIIVFALGYESLQLTWEEWESKKAIILLEKSGNLQEVVVSATRTERSVEQLPMPVTVLNTIQIQNTGGVRLSEVLREQTGLQITSNHGSGLQMQGLDSDYILILLDGEPMIGRTAGTFDLDRISVSNIERIEILRGPSSAIYGSEAMGGVINIITKSYQDKSDLNLGLRHRSFNTWNPYFELGIGKDKLNAQIFIDHLQSDGFDLTPEVIGQTQNPYKASTAQVKVSGMISDKLSFNLFGRGYLENSYGILQTTGSTETELLDLDNQRGDINFNPTLRFKPNADWTFTLRGMSSWFSTRSESNFRTSGEIFEFQEFDQFFHRTELQTDFMANSKNLITLGVGQSVETVEATRFEELNRFDAGYIFLQHIWDPLPNVNFVSGLRADFHSQFGNRLSPKISGQYQISENFSWQASLGAGFKAPDFRQLLLNFNNAAAGYYVFGANLASDGITKLQEQGLVAQVLINPSSIGQLDAETSRALNTGFRWKPSSNSQVTLNAYRNEIDNLIETAPIAQLVTGQNAFSYFNISSVVTQGLEVDVQVRLLENLRLSAGYAFLDTKDVEVIQQIENGEIFKRNDQNQTRRVTRSDYGGLFNRSRHSGNLKLNYQEKHSGIDLAFRAIFRGKFGFADLNGNLILDDESEYAPSWISYNMTATKTFENGMFLEIGGTNLLNTITAAQPNNPGRVIFLGVKLPILNLINR